In a single window of the Osmerus eperlanus chromosome 2, fOsmEpe2.1, whole genome shotgun sequence genome:
- the si:dkey-66i24.7 gene encoding uncharacterized protein si:dkey-66i24.7 yields the protein MEVMEGETIVTETVEVEENPTVSSVDSEKPNAEFVWTLQATWQLAHTRLEMDQAFDQPVCKKKKLWETVAERVTTKLRAAGNPDVTVKAYECDLKWRNMLATYRKNAERAKRLGVGSVHWEFFKAMHEVLGKSREEIEAQRRAKLCGTKLGKAIANKRFTPILPTPTLTAAPCPARPPQDVLQLYMELQERKMNMWAQQKALEERKIEAINNLARAISSLSQNNTTPLTKE from the exons ATGGAGGTTATGGAGGGCGAGACAATTGTAACAGAGACTGTTGAAGTAGAAGAAAATCCAACAGtgtccagtgtggattctgaaAAACCAAATGCAG AATTTGTTTGGACTTTGCAAGCTACATGGCAACTTGCCCACACCCGACTGGAAATGGACCAGGCTTTCGACCAGCCAGTGTGCAAGAAAAAGAAACTATGGGAGACTGTAGCAGAGAGGGTGACTACCAAGCTGCGGGCCGCCGGGAACCCTGACGTCACGGTCAAGGCTTACGAGTGTGACCTCAAGTGGAGGAACATGCTAGCCACGTACAGGAAGAACGCGGAGAGGGCCAAGAGACTGGGTGTAGGCAGCGTCCACTGGGAGTTCTTTAAGGCCATGCACGAGGTCCTCGGTAAGAGCCGTGAGGAGATCGAAGCACAGCGCAGGGCTAAACTATGCGGAACAAAGTTGGGCAAAGCTATCGCCAACAAGAGGTTCACTCCCATCCTCCCAACCCCTACTCTTACAGCTGCACCCTGCCCGGCCCGGCCTCCACAGGATGTGCTACAGTTGTACATGGAGCTTCAGGAGAGGAAAATGAACATGTGGGCCCAGCAGAAGGCTTtggaagagaggaagatagaggcGATAAACAACTTAGCTCGTGCCATCTCAAGTTTGTCTCAAAACAACACTACTCCACTGACAAAAGAGTAA
- the LOC134040282 gene encoding uncharacterized protein LOC134040282 isoform X1: MYSGYVESAGRAVLEMMQREWEPLSQGELEQSLDQAVEKILETELLSQVRVQPAPVCLQRVEPQVHAETVLSTESSTFHPEQQEGSETQQSSDSVDNIAVKCITDLLQNSNSSYSRSRLSGRARLSLSHTVVLSLTLLSKRISYRSVSSSFRLEKGNIHRIFFSFCERVNMLEDQLIKWPVAGSTERGSHQPLSSLLGKAVRPEEQDIPTVLGVLGNTRIPIRLPIGKQDFDSVVTEVKKMKKEVHPDSWLNLELVCDFRGRFIHCRISKGSDTTRGSSLKDKLKQHPEMMPPGSCLVARVGYPVCTQILTPFTITHGPRENLYNRTLGVHFCAYDQAIADLKTRFQRLRYLDMGNFERAKAVVLTACILHNVFLDMGQEVRGEIEEEASVQEGEGETDIEGVERREAVAGLLYQALDFSNV; the protein is encoded by the exons ATGTACAGTGGGTACGTAGAGTCTGCTGGCAGAGCAGTGCTGGAGATGATGCAGAGAGAATGGGAACCTCTTTCCCAAGGTGAACTTGAACAGAGCTTGGACCAGGCAGTTGAGAAAATCCTGGAAACAGAACTTTTATCCCAGGTTCGGGTCCAACCTGCCCCTGTGTGCCTACAGCGGGTAGAACCTCAAGTGCATGCTGAAACGGTCCTATCAACAGAATCGAGTACATTTCACCCTGAACAACAGGAGGGGTCCGAGACACAACAGTCGAGTGACTCTGTGGACAATATTGCAGTGAAG TGTATTACAGACCTCCTGCAGAATTCCAATTCAAGTTACAGCAGAAGCCGTTTGTCAGGCCGGGCTCGTCTCTCCTTATCCCACACTGTTGTCCTGTCCCTCACTCTCCTGTCTAAGCGCATCAGCTATCGCTCTGTATCTAGCAGTTTCCGTCTAGAGAAAGGAAACATCCATAggatcttcttctctttctgtgaGCGTGTCAACATGCTTGAAGACCAACTCATCAAATGGCCTGTTG CAGGCTCTACTGAAAGAGGAAGTCACCAGCCCCTGTCCAGCCTGCTGGGGAAAGCCGTCCGACCGGAGGAGCAGGATATTCCCACGGTCCTGGGGGTCCTGGGCAACACCCGCATACCTATCCGCCTACCGATTGGGAAACAAGATTTTGACAGTGTGGTGACAGAGGTTAAAAAGATGAAAAAAGAGGTCCATCCTGACTCCTGGCTCAACCTGGAGCTGGTGTGTGACTTCAGAGGCAGATTTATACACTGTAGGATCAGTAAGGGATCAGACACCACCAGAGGCAGCTCTCTTAAAGACAAACTCAAACAGCACCCTGAAATGATGCCTCCTGGATCTTGCCTTGTTGCTCGAGTAGGATATCCTGTCTGTACACAGATTCTCACCCCGTTCACGATCACTCATGGTCCTAGAGAGAATCTCTATAACAGGACGTTGGGGGTTCATTTTTGTGCTTACGACCAGGCCATAGCTGACCTGAAAACGAGGTTTCAAAGGCTCCGGTATCTGGACATGGGTAACTTTGAGAGGGCCAAAGCAGTTGTCCTGACTGCCTGCATACTACACAATGTTTTCCTTGACATGGGTCAAGAGGTCAGAGGGGAGATCGAGGAGGAAGCAAgtgtgcaggagggagagggtgaaacCGATATTGAAGgtgtggagagaagagaagccGTTGCAGGTTTACTCTATCAAGCTCTGGATTTCAGTAATGTGTGA
- the LOC134040282 gene encoding uncharacterized protein LOC134040282 isoform X2 codes for MYSGYVESAGRAVLEMMQREWEPLSQGELEQSLDQAVEKILETELLSQVRVQPAPVCLQRVEPQVHAETVLSTESSTFHPEQQEGSETQQSSDSVDNIAVKCITDLLQNSNSSYSRSRLSGRARLSLSHTVVLSLTLLSKRISYRSVSSSFRLEKGNIHRIFFSFCERVNMLEDQLIKWPVGSTERGSHQPLSSLLGKAVRPEEQDIPTVLGVLGNTRIPIRLPIGKQDFDSVVTEVKKMKKEVHPDSWLNLELVCDFRGRFIHCRISKGSDTTRGSSLKDKLKQHPEMMPPGSCLVARVGYPVCTQILTPFTITHGPRENLYNRTLGVHFCAYDQAIADLKTRFQRLRYLDMGNFERAKAVVLTACILHNVFLDMGQEVRGEIEEEASVQEGEGETDIEGVERREAVAGLLYQALDFSNV; via the exons ATGTACAGTGGGTACGTAGAGTCTGCTGGCAGAGCAGTGCTGGAGATGATGCAGAGAGAATGGGAACCTCTTTCCCAAGGTGAACTTGAACAGAGCTTGGACCAGGCAGTTGAGAAAATCCTGGAAACAGAACTTTTATCCCAGGTTCGGGTCCAACCTGCCCCTGTGTGCCTACAGCGGGTAGAACCTCAAGTGCATGCTGAAACGGTCCTATCAACAGAATCGAGTACATTTCACCCTGAACAACAGGAGGGGTCCGAGACACAACAGTCGAGTGACTCTGTGGACAATATTGCAGTGAAG TGTATTACAGACCTCCTGCAGAATTCCAATTCAAGTTACAGCAGAAGCCGTTTGTCAGGCCGGGCTCGTCTCTCCTTATCCCACACTGTTGTCCTGTCCCTCACTCTCCTGTCTAAGCGCATCAGCTATCGCTCTGTATCTAGCAGTTTCCGTCTAGAGAAAGGAAACATCCATAggatcttcttctctttctgtgaGCGTGTCAACATGCTTGAAGACCAACTCATCAAATGGCCTGTTG GCTCTACTGAAAGAGGAAGTCACCAGCCCCTGTCCAGCCTGCTGGGGAAAGCCGTCCGACCGGAGGAGCAGGATATTCCCACGGTCCTGGGGGTCCTGGGCAACACCCGCATACCTATCCGCCTACCGATTGGGAAACAAGATTTTGACAGTGTGGTGACAGAGGTTAAAAAGATGAAAAAAGAGGTCCATCCTGACTCCTGGCTCAACCTGGAGCTGGTGTGTGACTTCAGAGGCAGATTTATACACTGTAGGATCAGTAAGGGATCAGACACCACCAGAGGCAGCTCTCTTAAAGACAAACTCAAACAGCACCCTGAAATGATGCCTCCTGGATCTTGCCTTGTTGCTCGAGTAGGATATCCTGTCTGTACACAGATTCTCACCCCGTTCACGATCACTCATGGTCCTAGAGAGAATCTCTATAACAGGACGTTGGGGGTTCATTTTTGTGCTTACGACCAGGCCATAGCTGACCTGAAAACGAGGTTTCAAAGGCTCCGGTATCTGGACATGGGTAACTTTGAGAGGGCCAAAGCAGTTGTCCTGACTGCCTGCATACTACACAATGTTTTCCTTGACATGGGTCAAGAGGTCAGAGGGGAGATCGAGGAGGAAGCAAgtgtgcaggagggagagggtgaaacCGATATTGAAGgtgtggagagaagagaagccGTTGCAGGTTTACTCTATCAAGCTCTGGATTTCAGTAATGTGTGA
- the elob gene encoding elongin-B has translation MDVFLMIRRHKTTIFTDAKESTTVYELKRIVEGILKKAPEEQRLYKDDMLLEDSKTLGDCGFTNQTARPQAPATVGLAFRLSDDAFEQLRVEPFSSPPELPDVMKPQDSGSTANEQAVQ, from the exons ATG GATGTGTTTCTGATGATCAGGCGTCACAAGACGACCATCTTCACTGACGCAAAAGAGTCCACCACTGTCTATGAACTGAAGCGCATTGTTGAGGGGATCTTAAAGAAGGCACCAGAGGAACAAAGACTTTATAAG GATGACATGTTGCTTGAGGATAGCAAGACTCTTGGAGACTGTGGATTTACAAACCAGACAGCCAGACCTCAGGCCCCAGCAACAGTTGGACTAGCTTTCCGCCTCAGTG ATGATGCTTTTGAACAGCTGAGGGTTGAGCCCTTTTCCAGCCCCCCTGAGCTCCCTGACGTCATGAAGCCCCAGGACTCTGGCAGCACAGCCAATGAGCAGGCCGTACAGTGA
- the zgc:153292 gene encoding gypsy retrotransposon integrase-like protein 1 gives MGKVKCSAYNCENRTKAGMKFVRFPLKDPKRLKKWLVNLRWKGWTPSRFSVLCLNHFESKYIIGGDIRARIRANAVPTIFNFSGSMQKKKVVLSQKSKQAVSSIVEIPTQSSPAQHAKSDKSKRPKRCSDEGGTWVTLMDDSIQTIESFPGFFHGDYCLPHSIRWAGVNSSHVETENKELQNDLLLKHIIEVKGPWEWLGLDIRGPMPTTLNGSEYILTVTDYYSKWLEAFPLRVNTSVEVASHIVDIISHFGFPYKILSRLTQKFIKKINDALKKQLKGLCEPLVVFHRQTGILDLDMQDVIDRMVTDLLKEHGHNWDVFLPAKVFSLCFQEHSTTKERPLSLLHCKRLQPNTVPRQVPFCVAEIRESIFVIQFNQKQDTDVHGIAGKECEKEISESNTLMRVAFIVQQ, from the exons ATGGGTAAAGTAAAATGTTCTGCATACAATTGTGAAAATCGCACTAAAGCCGGCATGAAATTTGTAAG ATTCCCACTCAAAGATCCTAAACGACTAAAGAAATGGCTTGTGAATTTGAGGTGGAAGGGCTGGACTCCTTCTCGATTTTCGGTCCTGTGTCTCAATCATTTTGAGTCTAAGTACATTATAGGTGGAGATATACGAGCACGAATCCGAGCGAACGCAGTTCCGACCATTTTCAACTTTTCAGGCAGCATGCAAAAGAAAAAG GTGGTTCTAAGCCAAAAAAGCAAACAAGCAGTG AGTTCCATTGTTGAAATACCAACACAGTCAAGTCCTGCCCAACATGCCAAATCAGATAAatcaaaaagaccaaaaag ATGCTCTGATGAGGGTGGCACCTGGGTAACTTTGATGGACGATTCAATCCAAACGATTGAGTCTTTTCCAGGTTTTTTCCACGGGGACTACTGTCTGCCACAT AGTATCCGATGGGCAGGTGTAAACTCTTCTCAC GTGGAAACTGAAAACAAAGAACTCCAAAATGACCTACTTCTCAAGCACATAATAGAG GTGAAGGGTCCGTGGGAATGGCTGGGTTTGGATATTAGGGGACCAATGCCCACGACACTGAATGGAAGCGAGTATATTCTGACTGTGACTGACTACTACTCCAAATGGTTGGAAGCCTTCCCCCTCAGAGTAAACACCTCAGTGGAGGTTGCAAGCCATATCGTTGACATCATCTCCCACTTTGGTTTCCCATATAAAATACTATCTCGTCTGACCCAGAAGTTTATTAAAAAA ATCAATGACGCATTGAAAAAACAACTAAAGGGGCTATGTGAGCCACTTGTAGTCTTTCATCGGCAAACTGGCATACTGGATCTGGACATGCAGGACGTGATTGACAG GATGGTGACTGATCTTTTGAAGGAACATGGACACAACTGGGATGTCTTCCTACCTGCCAAGGTTTTCAGTCTGTGCTTTCAAGAGCACTCCACAACAAAGGAGAGGCCTTTATCCCTCCTGCATTGTAAGAGGCTGCAGCCCAACACTGTACCCAGACAAGTGCCT TTCTGTGTTGCAGAGATCCGAGAGAGCATCTTTGTAATCCAGTTTAATCAAAAACAAGACACTGATGTACATG GTATTGCTGGAAAGGAATGTGAAAAGGAAATATCTGAAAGTAACACTCTCATGCGGGTGGCCTTCATCGTTCAACAgtga
- the rusf1 gene encoding RUS1 family protein C16orf58 homolog: MEREKPILLATEKYASLESWNYELNCGALERKRDGKGIDGTVGNSITGVFKSVFLPQGYPDSVSQDYLQYQFWDTLQAFASSLSGTLATQASLRGIGVGNQEATVAAATITWLLRDGTGMLGRILFAWHKGNKLDSEAKKWRLFADVLNDIAMFMEILAPIFPPCFTVIVCTAGVFKSVVGVAGGATRAALTMHQARRDNMADISAKDGSQETLVNLAGLLISLGLIPLVTDNPLLTFILFSVFTILHLFANYKAVRSVVMETLNEARLAILLRQYLRDGRVLSPQEANHREPVFLEFTSTAPIRLGVRLGELVNSFEDLQAAMKNSNRPFLIGVKHGCVCVCLGPEASVCDEIWAMCQALCISTVLRPVAPLEGALKQLAISHGEKKDHWDLVYESDKLMDQIFQPFLKGLEEAGWQISRNLLDWDEWRVEWKKKSS, encoded by the exons atggagagggagaaacccATACTTCTGGCAACTGAAAAATATGCGTCTCTTGAGTCCTGGAATTATGAGTTGAATTGTGGAGCGTTGGAAAGGAAAAGAGACGGAAAAGGGATTGATGGGACTGTAGGCAATTCAATAACAGGCGTTTTCAAA AGTGTCTTCCTGCCTCAGGGCTATCCAGACAGTGTCAGTCAGGATTACCTGCAGTATCAATTCTGGGACACCCTGCAG GCATttgccagttctctctctggtACACTTGCCACTCAAGCTTCCTTAAGAGGAATTGGTGTCGGAAACCAAGAAGCAACGGTAGCTGCTGCAACAATTACCTGGCTACTTCGAG ATGGCACTGGGATGTTAGGAAGAATACTCTTTGCTTGGCATAAAGG GAACAAACTGGACTCTGAAGCCAAAAAATGGAG ACTTTTTGCAGATGTTCTCAATGACATTGCCATGTTCATGGAAATTCTGGCTCCCATTTTCCCTCCTTGCTTCACTGTAATTGTGTGCACTGCAGGAGTGTTCAAG TCGGTCGTGGGTGTGGCAGGAGGGGCTACACGAGCTGCTTTGACCATGCACCAAGCTCGCAGAGACAACATGGCCGACATCTCTGCCAAAGATGGCAGTCAG GAGACTTTGGTGAATCTGGCAGGGCTGCTCATCAGTCTGGGTCTAATTCCTCTGGTCACTGATAATCCACT GCTGACATTCATCCTCTTCTCAGTTTTCACAATCCTACACTTGTTTGCCAATTACAAAGCTGTACGCTCAGTGGTCATGGAAACCCTCAACGAAGCTCGACTGGCCATTTTGCTCCGACAGTACCTGAGAGATGGACGGGTCCTAAGTCCACAAGAGGCTAACCACAGAGAACCTGTGTTTCTAG AGTTCACAAGCACTGCTCCCATCAGACTTGGGGTGAGACTTGGGGAACTTGTTAACAG CTTCGAGGACCTACAAGCGGCTATGAAAAACAGTAATAGACCTTTTCTCATAGGAGTCAAACATG GCtgcgtatgtgtttgtttgggacCAGAGGCATCAGTGTGTGATGAGATCTGGGCCATGTGCCAAGCACTTTGTATCAGCACTGTGTTACGCCCTGTAGCACCACTAGAGGGGGCTCTCAAGCAACTCGCAATTTCACATGGGGAAAAAAAAG ACCATTGGGATCTTGTCTATGAGAGTGACAAGCTAATGGACCAAATATTCCAGCCATTCCTTAAAG GCTTGGAAGAAGCTGGATGGCAAATCAGTAGAAACCTACTAGACTGGGACGAGTGGAGGGTTGAATGGAAAAAGAAGAGCAGTTGA
- the prr14 gene encoding uncharacterized protein prr14: protein MEGDPKNPPTLPSGGPLLHSAPQTNHLSQYTSRNHDGKSANRSGCIQEVNEKTPKTKEPEGLNRRTAAPSSLRRHVFPTKRERETSMVQVSQSLSVKLMKADMTHKPQNLQKSTSDFSLVPEHDNKNEDQECRMNRAVPSCCAQNVDESKAGEVALDPEAIQSDGEEERDMGPIPKSPSPVKRWVIGPLFQSFKSKMASFTEIVMSPVKLFKPTNIPQSTVNMDFPERLDTDQVVNSKRYETVNLKGHLEKPDENECIIADTETGLLQNQDLDDKAGSCKSLDSSQGGLEAQGKHFHRSRGRRGARIAVQKHPVVQKHPAVQKHPVVQKHPAVQKHPVVQKHPAVQKHPVVQKLSLDLKSRHLLGEDKCAFERRQSILASNEPNDSMTEKETNNNDSVPCKRSRLLQSSINSGPESTELNYPSLSSQPSDDTSASCESKLKPNIQMVEQVGLAGAQRKPLRRKRHVSHKSTTKSGSSKIVSSDMPCISAVAAELHSASRSPEIGGERFALKCDSQSTMNDSKDAQSSVLSSVYYTPPDSMCSLDDSRKKHTELHGNHNVLVCVAQSHISVKNSPEKTSTDNGKGTAPDMGHSFKPLPQQVEESEGKREVGSTKRERKLKVTALTDVERNVEKRKRVKLVRGEECKGQLEREGLAGVESCTLASLDHKEHLEYSRPRMLRKQGSAKSQYQKLTPKTASSTTVDVVIQELPETITAVIKKDKGTGRKGNVKLNVSLPAKATTSTTDLEDPTVMKSTDSLTRGNPKGKRNMISKEQECFSSTKRLKQQKNTCYSHSESGSMEPNTTPMVKPTLNDPSSGGFGQDTKARSETSRTLENVYPKNRNLATDEMKPSRNGRKCCTAMQSDPSSGYDERTWSLPCGACPQLAVKLNKHAVQRFIDDARNGSKESMEEVVLLHSRKVTVDVKQHKKEEEGSEQLGKAAAELRRHVREHRKKPRKAYNQRRRRRALSVSKVEVEAGGKGEEMHGVSGDQLDAVGVGACSSDPGVLTRRLLRRHSCPEILSLLHHDSPWNASSLSPHRAWTLPLHRHPSPHAPHPLRSSRRARRHTVCSVEVEREIAPLCLRKEVYPTRRCSPYGSKVHLLSPSVPLSPSISLSAQASRFLSSPLAFLSRKRDKSVVASSLPPSVFTSSSPSCSSLWHQFPGSNLTTLSRSTSSTSVSSLCNALSQIPLEGESETRQQSDDDDGEDTSCSSQEFESMGMREEKALSDSEIKMGSCKNEERGKVSSIRIRKTLPKPQKNLTPMGLPRPVRLKKKEFSLEEIYTNQNFTKPPEGRLETIFELPLNRRNGSQSLIGQKRLKRFVEFPEVGVARKPRKSLVGAGKVGMTSTVGRPRRGNVPNSKDDPPLSLQDLDSLLCSKLDELDYWLALNQETS from the exons ATGGAGGGAGATCCTAAGAATCCTCCAACTCTTCCCAGTGGCGGTCCTCTCCTTCACAGTGCCCCCCAAACAAACCACCTCTCTCAATACACCAG CCGCAATCATGATGGAAAATCTGCAAACCGAAGTGGATGTATTCAAGAGGTCAATGAGAAAACGCCAAAGACAAAGGAACCAGAAGGACTGAACCGCAGAACAGCAGCTCCGAGTTCTCTTCGGCGACACGTTTTCCccactaagagagagagggagaccagcATG GTTCAGGTATCTCAATCCCTGTCGGTAAAGTTGATGAAAGCTGATATGACTCATAAACCACAAAACCTCCAAAAG AGCACTTCAGACTTCAGCCTTGTGCCAGAGCATGATAATAA GAACGAGGATCAGGAATGCAGAATGAACAGAGCTGTTCCTTCCTGCTGTGCACAAAATGTAGATGAATCTAAAGCTGGAGAGGTTGCTTTGGACCCCGAAGCCATCCAATCAGATGGGGAGGAAGAGCGAGATATGGGTCCTATCCCTAAGAGTCCATCCCCAGTGAAAAGATGGGTGATTGGCCCATTGTTTCAGTCGTTCAAATCCAAGATGGCCAGTTTCACAGAGATTGTCATGAGTCCGGTCAAACTCTTCAAACCCACAAACATTCCGCAGTCAACTGTAAATATGGACTTCCCAGAGCGTCTGGATACTGACCAAGTCGTAAACAGTAAACGCTATGAAACTGTAAACTTAAAAGGTCATTTGGAGAAGCCGGATGAGAATGAATGCATTATAGCAGATACAGAGACAGGACTACTCCAGAACCAGGACCTGGATGACAAGGCTGGATCCTGTAAATCTCTGGACTCTAGCCAAGGTGGACTAGAAGCTCAAGGGAAGCACTTCCATAGGTCAAGAGGACGAAGGGGAGCACGGATTGCCGtccagaaacaccctgtggttCAAAAACACCCTGCCGtccagaaacaccctgtggttCAAAAACACCCTGCCGtccagaaacaccctgtggttCAAAAACACCCTGCCGtccagaaacaccctgtggttCAAAAATTAAGTTTAGACTTAAAAAGCCGCCACCTTCTAGGGGAAGATAAATGTGCCTTTGAGAGGAGACAGAGCATACTTGCATCAAATGAACCGAATGACTCGATGACTGAAAAGGAAACGAACAACAATGATTCTGTACCTTGTAAACGCAGTCGATTACTCCAAAGTAGCATCAATTCAGGCCCCGAATCAACAGAATTAAATTATCCTTCTCTGTCCTCGCAACCCTCTGACGACACAAGTGCCTCATGTGAATCCAAGCTGAAGCCAAATATTCAAATGGTGGAGCAGGTGGGTCTGGCGGGCGCTCAGCGGAAACCGTTGAGGAGAAAACGACACGTCAGTCACAAATCTACGACCAAGAGCGGCTCTTCTAAGATTGTGTCATCTGATATGCCTTGTATCTCTGCTGTTGCTGCAGAACTGCACTCTGCCAGCAGATCGCCTGAAATCGGTGGCGAACGGTTTGCTTTGAAATGTGACTCGCAGTCAACAATGAATGATTCTAAAGACGCTCAGAGTTCCGTCTTGTCCTCTGTGTATTACACCCCCCCTGACTCTATGTGTTCTCTGGATGACAGTAGGAAAAAACATACTGAGTTGCATGGAAACCACAACGTGTTGGTTTGTGTCGCACAGTCACACATATCTGTCAAAAATAGCCCTGAGAAAACGTCGACAGATAATGGAAAAGGCACTGCCCCGGATATGGGTCACTCTTTTAAGCCACTTCCACAGCAGGtagaagagagtgagggaaagcGTGAAGTGGGAAGTACAAAGAGGGAAAGGAAATTGAAAGTCACTGCATTGACAGATGTTGAGAGAAATGTTGAGAAAAGGAAAAGAGTGAAgcttgtgagaggagaggaatgcaAAGGGCAGTTGGAGAGGGAAGGGTTAGCTGGGGTTGAAAGTTGCACTCTGGCATCCTTAGACCACAAAGAGCATTTAGAATATTCCAGGCCAAGGATGTTAAGGAAACAAGGGAGTGCCAAATCTCAGTATCAAAAGTTGACTCCCAAAACGGCAAGTAGTACTACCGTGGATGTGGTAATTCAGGAACTTCCTGAGACGATCACAGCCGTGATAAAAAAAGACAAAGGAACTGGACGAAAGGGTAATGTGAAGCTAAATGTGTCTCTCCCAGCAAAAGCAACAACAAGTACAACTGATCTAGAGGATCCCACAGTTATGAAAAGCACTGACAGTTTGACAAGGGGTAACCCAAAGGGTAAAAGGAATATGATCAGTAAGGAGCAGGAATGCTTTTCAAGCACCAAAAGATTAAAGCAACAAAAGAACACTTGTTACAGTCACAGTGAGTCTGGCTCTATGGAGCCGAACACTACACCGATGGTAAAACCCACACTGAATGACCCAAGTTCTGGAGGCTTTGGCCAGGATACCAAGGCACGATCAGAGACATCCAGAACACTAGAAAATGTATATCCTAAGAACAGAAACTTGGCAACGGATGAAATGAAGCCCTCTCGGAATGGAAGGAAATGTTGCACAGCCATGCAGTCTGACCCATCGTCAGGGTACGATGAGAGGACATGGTCTTTACCTTGTGGTGCTTGTCCTCAACTGGCAGTCAAATTGAATAAGCATGCAGTGCAAAGGTTCATTGATGACGCAAGAAATGGCAGTAAGGAGAGCATGGAAGAGGTAGTGCTTCTTCACAGCCGGAAAGTGACAGTTGACGTGAAGCAGCAtaaaaaagaggaagagggtaGTGAACAACTTGGCAAAGCTGCTGCCGAACTAAGACGCCACGTGAGGGAGCACAGGAAGAAGCCAAGGAAAGCTTATAACCAAAGGAGAAGGCGTAGGGCTTTGTCCGTGAGCAAGGTTGAAGTAGAGgcggggggaaagggggaggagatgcaTGGAGTGTCAGGTGACCAGTTGGATGCGGTCGGAGTAGGAGCATGTTCTTCAGATCCTGGCGTCCTGACCAGGCGTCTGCTGCGTCGCCACTCCTGTCCAgagatcctctccctccttcaccacgACTCTCCCTGGAACGCTTCGTCGCTGTCGCCACACCGAGCCTGGACACTCCCCTTACACCGACACCCGTCTCCTCAtgcccctcatcctctcagATCCTCCAGGCGTGCCCGTAGACACACTGTCTGTAGTGTGGAAGTGGAGCGGGAGATCGCCCCTTTGTGTTTGCGAAAGGAGGTGTATCCCACAAGAAGATGCAGTCCCTACGGCAGCAAGGTTCACCTCCTGTCTCCCAGTgtacctctctccccatccatctccctctcagCCCAGGCCTCACGTTTTCTGTCCAGCCCCCTGGCCTTCCTCTCCAGGAAAAGGGATAAAAGTGTTgttgcttcctctctcccccctagtgTTTTCACCAGCTCTTCGCCTTCATGCTCCTCTCTGTGGCACCAGTTTCCTGGTTCGAATCTAACCACCCTCTCGAGGTCCACATCTTCAACTTCAGTTTCCTCCCTTTGCAA TGCCTTGTCACAGATTCCCCTGGAGGGTGAGAGTGAGACAAGGCAGcaaagtgatgatgatgatggggagGACACAAGCTGCTCCAGTCAAGAGTTTGAATCaatggggatgagggaggagaaagcTTTGTCTGATTCCGAAATCAAG ATGGGGAGCTGCAAGAACGAGGAACGGGGAAAGGTGTCATCCATTAGAATTCGCAAAACGTTACCCAAACCCCAGAAGAACCTAACGCCCATGGGCTTACCCAGGCCTGTGAG GCTGAAAAAGAAGGAGTTCAGTTTAGAGGAGATCTACACCAACCAAAACTTCACCAAGCCCCCTGAGGG ccggTTGGAGACCATTTTTGAGTTGCCACTAAATCGTCGGAATGGTTCTCAGTCCCTCATTGGTCAGAAGCGTTTGAAGCGTTTTGTAGAGTTCCCAGAGGTAGGAGTGGCCAGAAAGCCCAGGAAGTCCCTTGTAGGTGCTGGGAAAGTTGGAATGACTTCTACTGTTGGTAGACCACGACGAGGAAATGTCCCCAACTCTAAAGATGATCCCCCCCTCAGTTTGCAAGACCTTGACTCACTACTTTGCTCTAAGCTTGACGAACTGGACTACTGGTTAGCTCTCAACCAGGAAACATCTTGA